Proteins from a single region of Punica granatum isolate Tunisia-2019 chromosome 8, ASM765513v2, whole genome shotgun sequence:
- the LOC116189422 gene encoding putative 3,4-dihydroxy-2-butanone kinase isoform X2 — MLTAAISGDVFASPPVDAILAGIRAVTGPMGCLLIVKNYTGDRLNFGLAAEQAKSEGYMVETVIVGDDCALPPPRGIAGRRGLAGTIFVHKVAGAAAAAGLTLSAVAAEAKRASEMVGTMGVALSVCTLPGQVTSDRLGPGKMELGLGIHGEPGAAVADVQPVDTVVSHVLKQILSPETNYVPIIRGDRVVVMINGLGGTPIMELMIACRSAVAKLQLEHGLAVDRVYTGSFMTSLDMAGFSISVMKADQSFLQRLDAATKAPAWPVGADGKHISPKVPIPLPSSCLKESNELPIRPPKLSQHGLVLEAAIEAAANAVINIRDSLNEWDAKAGDGDCGSTMFKGATSILEDLKTHYPLNNAAETVNEIGNSIRRVMGGTSGIIYNILCKAAYARLKARPESAVTAKQWAEALKAAISAVSKYGGAGEGYRTMLDALIPACTVLKERLGAGDDPVTAFVLSSEAALAGAEATKQMQAQAGRASYVSVENLLSVPDPGAMAAASWYRAAALIVKDRLHVP, encoded by the exons ATGCTAACTGCTGCAATATCTGGAGATGTTTTTGCCTCTCCTCCTGTTGATGCTATCTTAGCT GGTATCCGTGCTGTCACTGGGCCCATGGGATGTCTACTCATAGTCAAG AACTATACTGGGGATCGATTGAATTTTGGTCTTGCTGCTGAGCAAGCAAAGTCTGAGGGTTACATGGTTGAG ACTGTCATTGTCGGGGATGATTGTGCTTTACCCCCTCCTCGAGGCATAGCTGGGAGGAGAGGTTTGGCTGGGACCATCTTCGTCCATAAG GTTGCTGGagcagctgctgctgctgggcTTACTCTCTCTGCTGTCGCAGCAGAAGCAAAGCGTGCCTCTGAAATGGTTGGTACAATGGGTGTAGCTCTATCTGTCTGCACTCTGCCCGGTCAGGTCACGTCTGATCGGTTGGGCCCAGGAAAGATGGAACTTGGTCTTGGAATA CATGGGGAGCCTGGAGCTGCTGTGGCTGATGTTCAGCCTGTGGACACAGTGGTCTCTCATGTTCTGAAGCAGATTCTATCACCA GAAACAAACTATGTCCCAATCATTAGAGGTGATAGAGTGGTTGTAATGATAAATGG GTTAGGTGGGACCCCGATCATGGAGCTAATGATTGCGTGCAGAAGTGCAGTAGCTAAACTGCAGCTCGAACATGGTCTGGCTGTAGATAGAGTGTACACAGGGTCCTTCATGACCTCTCTCGATATGGCAG GTTTTTCAATTTCTGTCATGAAAGCAGACCAGTCATTTTTGCAACGACTAGATGCAGCAACAAAGGCTCCTGCATGGCCTGTTGGAGCTGATG GTAAGCATATTTCTCCGAAGGTTCCCATTCCGCTACCTTCGTCGTGCTTAAAAGAGAGCAATGAG TTACCAATTCGGCCACCAAAGTTGAGCCAACATGGGCTTGTCCTTGAGGCAGCCATTGAAGCAGCTGCGAATGCAGTCATCAATATCAGAGATAGTTTGAACGAGTGGGATGCCAAGGCAGGTGATGGTGACTGTGGGTCTACG ATGTTCAAAGGTGCAACTTCGATTCTTGAGGACTTGAAAACACA TTATCCTCTAAACAATGCTGCCGAAACAGTGAATGAAATCGGAAATTCTATCCGGCGAGTTATGGGTGGAACTAGTGGGATCAT ATACAATATATTGTGCAAGGCAGCCTATGCAAGACTGAAGGCGAGACCTGAGTCAGCGGTAACCGCAAAACAAT GGGCTGAAGCTCTCAAAGCTGCAATTTCTGCGGTTAGTAAATATGGAGGAGCGGGTGAGGGTTACCGGACAATGTTGGACGCTTTGATTCCAGCATGCACAGTCCTCAAGGAG AGGCTAGGTGCTGGGGATGATCCTGTGACTGCGTTCGTTCTCTCATCTGAAGCAGCATTAGCAGGAGCTGAGGCGACCAAGCAGATGCAGGCACAG GCTGGTCGTGCATCATATGTTTCTGTTGAGAACCTCCTTTCGGTCCCAGACCCAGGCGCTATGGCTGCCGCTTCATGGTACAGAGCAGCAGCATTGATCGTAAAGGACAGACTCCATGTCCCGTGA
- the LOC116189544 gene encoding zinc finger protein SHOOT GRAVITROPISM 5-like, with product MLENNSSHIPTACIVNPSPEQFITCSGNGTNTNTNKRKRRPAGTPDPDAEVISLSPKTLLESDRYVCEICNQGFQRDQNLQMHRRRHKVPWKLLKRESPVAKKRVFVCPEPSCLHHDPCHALGDLVGIKKHYRRKHSNHKQWVCEKCSKGYAVQSDYKAHLKTCGTRGHSCDCGRVFSRVESFIEHQDTCNMGRLRSETRALQPACLSRTASSPSPSGDTNFSTAPWPPAPPACNLNMFPKPRDSMFLLSPTTADSSPKNNISNNSNNNGRQYHNLELQLSTASNPIDVSVSIERDDNHSTQLQLSIGSSDIGRSSPRDQSEFKDKPTVSTSRIKEQAREHLRLAMAEKAFAEDARRQARRQIELAEQEFANAKRIRQQAQSELDRALVLKEQATKQVNSTILQITCHACKHQFQARAATALPAPPLPPPPDENSLVLSYNNMSSAGTEGEIEKNNDRAKNDNVQYN from the exons ATGCTTGAGAATAATAGCAGCCATATTCCTACTGCTTGCATAGTCAATCCTTCCCCTGAGCAGTTCATTACTTGCTCAGGCAATGGAACCAATACCAACACCAACAAGAGGAAGAGAAGGCCTGCTGGCACCCCAg ATCCGGACGCGGAGGTGATCTCCCTGTCGCCAAAAACCCTACTGGAGTCGGATCGGTACGTGTGCGAGATCTGCAACCAGGGTTTCCAGAGGGACCAAAACCTCCAGATGCACAGGAGGCGGCACAAGGTCCCGTGGAAGCTGCTCAAGAGGGAGTCCCCGGTGGCCAAGAAGCGGGTCTTCGTCTGCCCGGAGCCGAGCTGCCTCCACCACGACCCATGCCACGCCCTTGGGGACCTCGTCGGGATAAAGAAGCACTACAGGCGGAAGCACAGCAACCACAAGCAGTGGGTGTGCGAGAAGTGCTCCAAGGGCTACGCGGTCCAGTCTGACTACAAGGCACACCTCAAGACTTGCGGGACTCGAGGGCATTCCTGCGACTGTGGCCGTGTTTTCTCGAG GGTGGAAAGCTTCATTGAGCACCAAGACACGTGCAACATGGGCCGTCTGAGATCGGAGACACGAGCTCTGCAGCCCGCCTGCCTGTCTCGAACTGCCTCTAGCCCGAGCCCTTCAGGCGATACAAACTTCAGCACTGCTCCTTGGCCTCCAGCACCACCAGCTTGTAACTTGAACATGTTCCCAAAGCCAAGAGACTCCATGTTCTTGTTGAGCCCTACTACTGCGGACAGTTCCCCCAAGAATAATATTAGCAATAACAGTAACAATAATGGGAGGCAGTATCACAATTTGGAGCTTCAGCTCTCGACCGCTTCAAATCCTATCGACGTTTCAGTGTCTATCGAGAGAGACGACAACCACTCAACCCAGTTGCAGCTCTCAATCGGATCATCCGATATCG GTAGAAGTTCTCCGAGAGATCAGAGCGAGTTCAAGGACAAACCTACCGTGAGCACATCGAGGATTAAAGAACAAGCACGAGAGCATCTGAGACTAGCAATGGCAGAGAAGGCATTTGCAGAGGATGCAAGGCGACAGGCGAGAAGGCAGATCGAACTAGCAGAGCAAGAGTTTGCGAATGCTAAGAGGATAAGGCAACAAGCGCAGAGCGAACTCGATAGGGCACTGGTGCTAAAGGAGCAAGCCACTAAGCAAGTCAATTCGACCATTCTCCAAATAACTTGCCATGCTTGCAAGCACCAATTCCAAGCTAGGGCAGCGACCGCGCTGCCGGcacctcctcttcctcctccgccCGATGAGAACTCTCTTGTTCTGAGTTACAACAACATGTCATCGGCTGGAACTGAAGGGGAAATCGAGAAGAATAATGATCGAGCTAAAAATGATAACGTACAGTATAATTAG
- the LOC116189422 gene encoding putative 3,4-dihydroxy-2-butanone kinase isoform X1 has translation MPSQGKKLINNPDAVVTEFIEGLVETYPGLQYLDGFPEVKVVLRADVSGPTYDKVVIISGGGSGHEPAHAGFVGEGMLTAAISGDVFASPPVDAILAGIRAVTGPMGCLLIVKNYTGDRLNFGLAAEQAKSEGYMVETVIVGDDCALPPPRGIAGRRGLAGTIFVHKVAGAAAAAGLTLSAVAAEAKRASEMVGTMGVALSVCTLPGQVTSDRLGPGKMELGLGIHGEPGAAVADVQPVDTVVSHVLKQILSPETNYVPIIRGDRVVVMINGLGGTPIMELMIACRSAVAKLQLEHGLAVDRVYTGSFMTSLDMAGFSISVMKADQSFLQRLDAATKAPAWPVGADGKHISPKVPIPLPSSCLKESNELPIRPPKLSQHGLVLEAAIEAAANAVINIRDSLNEWDAKAGDGDCGSTMFKGATSILEDLKTHYPLNNAAETVNEIGNSIRRVMGGTSGIIYNILCKAAYARLKARPESAVTAKQWAEALKAAISAVSKYGGAGEGYRTMLDALIPACTVLKERLGAGDDPVTAFVLSSEAALAGAEATKQMQAQAGRASYVSVENLLSVPDPGAMAAASWYRAAALIVKDRLHVP, from the exons ATGCCTTCGCAGGGGAAGAAGCTCATCAACAACCCAGATG CGGTCGTGACTGAGTTCATTGAGGGTCTAGTGGAAACTTATCCTGGACTCCAGTATTTGGATGGCTTTCCTGAG GTTAAGGTTGTATTACGCGCTGATGTTTCGGGTCCAACATATGACAAAGTTGTTATTATATCAG GTGGGGGGAGTGGGCATGAGCCTGCCCATGCAGGATTTGTTGGAGAAGGCATGCTAACTGCTGCAATATCTGGAGATGTTTTTGCCTCTCCTCCTGTTGATGCTATCTTAGCT GGTATCCGTGCTGTCACTGGGCCCATGGGATGTCTACTCATAGTCAAG AACTATACTGGGGATCGATTGAATTTTGGTCTTGCTGCTGAGCAAGCAAAGTCTGAGGGTTACATGGTTGAG ACTGTCATTGTCGGGGATGATTGTGCTTTACCCCCTCCTCGAGGCATAGCTGGGAGGAGAGGTTTGGCTGGGACCATCTTCGTCCATAAG GTTGCTGGagcagctgctgctgctgggcTTACTCTCTCTGCTGTCGCAGCAGAAGCAAAGCGTGCCTCTGAAATGGTTGGTACAATGGGTGTAGCTCTATCTGTCTGCACTCTGCCCGGTCAGGTCACGTCTGATCGGTTGGGCCCAGGAAAGATGGAACTTGGTCTTGGAATA CATGGGGAGCCTGGAGCTGCTGTGGCTGATGTTCAGCCTGTGGACACAGTGGTCTCTCATGTTCTGAAGCAGATTCTATCACCA GAAACAAACTATGTCCCAATCATTAGAGGTGATAGAGTGGTTGTAATGATAAATGG GTTAGGTGGGACCCCGATCATGGAGCTAATGATTGCGTGCAGAAGTGCAGTAGCTAAACTGCAGCTCGAACATGGTCTGGCTGTAGATAGAGTGTACACAGGGTCCTTCATGACCTCTCTCGATATGGCAG GTTTTTCAATTTCTGTCATGAAAGCAGACCAGTCATTTTTGCAACGACTAGATGCAGCAACAAAGGCTCCTGCATGGCCTGTTGGAGCTGATG GTAAGCATATTTCTCCGAAGGTTCCCATTCCGCTACCTTCGTCGTGCTTAAAAGAGAGCAATGAG TTACCAATTCGGCCACCAAAGTTGAGCCAACATGGGCTTGTCCTTGAGGCAGCCATTGAAGCAGCTGCGAATGCAGTCATCAATATCAGAGATAGTTTGAACGAGTGGGATGCCAAGGCAGGTGATGGTGACTGTGGGTCTACG ATGTTCAAAGGTGCAACTTCGATTCTTGAGGACTTGAAAACACA TTATCCTCTAAACAATGCTGCCGAAACAGTGAATGAAATCGGAAATTCTATCCGGCGAGTTATGGGTGGAACTAGTGGGATCAT ATACAATATATTGTGCAAGGCAGCCTATGCAAGACTGAAGGCGAGACCTGAGTCAGCGGTAACCGCAAAACAAT GGGCTGAAGCTCTCAAAGCTGCAATTTCTGCGGTTAGTAAATATGGAGGAGCGGGTGAGGGTTACCGGACAATGTTGGACGCTTTGATTCCAGCATGCACAGTCCTCAAGGAG AGGCTAGGTGCTGGGGATGATCCTGTGACTGCGTTCGTTCTCTCATCTGAAGCAGCATTAGCAGGAGCTGAGGCGACCAAGCAGATGCAGGCACAG GCTGGTCGTGCATCATATGTTTCTGTTGAGAACCTCCTTTCGGTCCCAGACCCAGGCGCTATGGCTGCCGCTTCATGGTACAGAGCAGCAGCATTGATCGTAAAGGACAGACTCCATGTCCCGTGA